The following proteins come from a genomic window of Enterobacter chengduensis:
- a CDS encoding MetQ/NlpA family ABC transporter substrate-binding protein: MKKTLTLIAAATLSALSFASWADTLTVGASNTPHAEILEQAKPILAKQGIDLEIKPFQDYILPNTALAGRDIDANYFQHIPYLNSVLKDHAGDKDYDFVSAGAIHIEPIGIYSKKYKSLKDLPEGGKIIMRDAVSEEGRILSIFEKEGVIKLKPGIDKVTARISDIVENPKKLQFTPNVEASLLPQMYNNDEGAAVVINANYAIDAGLDPVHDPIAVESGENNPYANIITVHRGDEKKKDIVALVNVLHSKEIQDWIRTKYKGAVIPVNN, translated from the coding sequence ATGAAAAAAACGCTGACGCTGATCGCCGCCGCAACCCTGAGCGCCCTGAGCTTCGCCTCCTGGGCCGACACCCTGACCGTGGGCGCATCCAACACGCCGCACGCCGAAATTCTGGAGCAGGCAAAGCCGATTCTGGCGAAGCAGGGTATCGACCTGGAGATTAAACCGTTCCAGGACTACATTCTGCCGAACACCGCCCTGGCGGGTCGTGACATCGACGCGAACTATTTCCAGCACATTCCTTACCTGAACAGCGTGCTGAAGGATCATGCGGGCGATAAGGACTACGATTTCGTCAGCGCGGGCGCGATCCACATTGAGCCTATCGGCATCTACTCTAAAAAATACAAGTCGCTGAAGGACCTGCCGGAAGGTGGCAAGATCATCATGCGTGACGCGGTTTCTGAAGAGGGGCGCATTCTCTCCATCTTCGAGAAAGAGGGCGTGATCAAGCTGAAGCCGGGCATTGATAAAGTGACCGCGCGCATCAGCGACATCGTCGAGAACCCGAAAAAGCTGCAGTTCACGCCTAACGTGGAGGCGTCCCTGCTGCCGCAGATGTATAACAACGATGAAGGTGCCGCGGTGGTGATTAACGCCAACTACGCGATTGACGCCGGTCTGGATCCGGTTCACGACCCGATTGCGGTAGAGAGCGGTGAAAATAACCCGTACGCCAACATCATTACCGTGCATCGCGGTGACGAGAAGAAGAAAGATATCGTCGCGCTGGTGAACGTGCTGCACTCGAAAGAGATTCAGGACTGGATCCGCACCAAGTACAAAGGCGCTGTCATTCCGGTAAACAACTAA
- the fumD gene encoding fumarate hydratase FumD, giving the protein MGNVTKDEALYQEMCRVVGKVVLEMRDLGQEPKHIVIAGVLRTALANQRVKRSALTTEAMETVVKALAG; this is encoded by the coding sequence ATGGGTAACGTGACCAAAGATGAAGCGCTGTACCAGGAGATGTGCCGGGTGGTCGGAAAGGTGGTGCTTGAGATGCGTGATTTAGGGCAGGAGCCAAAGCATATTGTCATCGCCGGCGTCCTGCGCACCGCGCTGGCGAACCAGCGCGTTAAGCGCAGTGCATTGACAACCGAGGCGATGGAAACGGTGGTTAAAGCGCTGGCCGGGTAA